A single Triticum dicoccoides isolate Atlit2015 ecotype Zavitan chromosome 2A, WEW_v2.0, whole genome shotgun sequence DNA region contains:
- the LOC119353129 gene encoding probable protein phosphatase 2C 32, with translation MTCALAPGSPVFSPSRLGLLEQLQLHNHHGCSSSGACFLPSSPLRPFAHLRARIHPEPSPCAVQPPPAAKAADPSSSPAVKAPVKRRRPAPLLVPAAVTVAPAVLEAAAATGVEEVAEQGEGFAAFCRRGKGRKRVEMEDRHVAAVALGGDRAQALFGVFDGHGGKGAAEFAADNMPRIVAEELERSARSGGRAAVEGAVRRAYLRTDEEFSTTPSKNREQAGGGACCVTALLREGGRQLVVSGAGDCRAVLSRGGRAEALTDDHRASRQDERDRIEALKGGLVLNCRGVWRVQGSLAVTRGIGDAHLKPWVVAEPETRTVDVGADCELLILASDGLWDKVGNQEAVDAAAASSGDLPAACRRLVDMAVSRGSSDDISVLVVQLQRRPLR, from the coding sequence ATGACGTGCGCGCTGGCACCGGGCTCGCCGGTCTTCTCGCCGTCCCGGCTCGGCCTGTTGGAGCAGCTGCAGCTCCACAACCACCACGGCTGCTCCAGCAGCGgcgcctgcttcctcccctcctcgcctctccGCCCCTTCGCCCACCTCCGCGCGCGCATCCACCCCGAGCCCTCCCCGTGCGCCGttcagccgccgcccgccgccaaggCCGCGGACCCTTCCTCTTCCCCTGCTGTTAAAGCCCCGGTCAAGCGTCGCCGCCCGGCGCCTCTGCTCGTGCCGGCCGCGGTCAccgtcgcgccggcggtgctgGAGGCCGCCGCGGCGACCGGGgtggaggaggtggccgagcagggcgaGGGCTTCGCGGCCTTCTGCCGGAGGGGCAAGGGCCGCAAGCGGGTCGAGATGGAGGACCGCCACGTCGCCGCCGTCGCGCTCGGCGGGGACCGCGCGCAGGCCCTCTTCGGCGTGTTCGACGGCCACGGCGGGAAGGGCGCCGCGGAGTTCGCCGCGGACAACATGCCGCGGATCGTGGCGGAGGAGCTTGAGAGGTCGGCGCGAAGCGGAGGACGCGCGGCGGTGGAGGGCGCCGTCCGGCGTGCGTACCTGCGCACGGACGAGGAGTTCTCCACCACCCCCTCCAAGAACCGGGAGCAGGCGGGCGGCGGGGCCTGCTGCGTGACGGCGCTGCTCCGCGAGGGCGGGCGGCAGCTGGTGGTGTCGGGCGCCGGGGACTGCCGCGCGGTGCTGAGCCGCGGCGGCAGGGCAGAGGCGCTCACCGACGACCACCGAGCGTCGCGGCAGGACGAGCGGGACCGGATCGAGGCGCTGAAGGGCGGGCTGGTGCTCAACTGCCGCGGCGTATGGCGGGTGCAGGGCTCGCTGGCCGTGACCCGGGGCATCGGCGACGCGCACCTCAAGCCGTGGGTGGTGGCGGAGCCGGAGACGAGGACGGTCGACGTGGGCGCCGACTGCGAGCTGCTCATCCTCGCCTCCGACGGGCTGTGGGACAAGGTGGGCAACCAGGAGGCCGTCGacgcggccgccgcctcctccggcgaCCTGCCCGCCGCGTGCCGCCGGCTCGTCGACATGGCCGTGTCCAGGGGCTCCTCCGACGACATCAGCGTCCTCGTCGTCCAGCTCCAGCGCCGTCCTCTCCGATAA